In Cyanobacteria bacterium GSL.Bin1, a single genomic region encodes these proteins:
- the truB gene encoding tRNA pseudouridine(55) synthase TruB — translation MNLDKPLNLTSHDCVAKVRRWTKMKRVGHGGTLDPAATGVLPLALGKATRLLQFFANTKVYKATLRLGCRTASDDLEEEIIEKTPASHLTLEVIQAYLPQFLGKISQIPPMYSAIQKDGKRIYDLARQGKTVELPSREVEIDQIKILDWQPGEFPELTLHIACKSGTYIRSIARDLGNALDVGGTLAGLRRTESSGFTLEKSLSLSTLETQLQTGTFTPLSADEPLQHLEPIDLSSEQAKRWCQGQFLVLPEECEQASFVRVYGENGNFLGIGEKLPPQVLKPKTVIAS, via the coding sequence ATTAACCTTGATAAACCCCTTAACTTGACTTCTCATGACTGTGTGGCAAAAGTGAGACGTTGGACAAAAATGAAACGAGTCGGACACGGGGGGACCTTAGATCCGGCGGCAACTGGCGTATTACCCCTAGCTTTGGGAAAAGCGACTCGCTTATTACAGTTTTTTGCTAATACCAAAGTTTACAAGGCGACCCTCCGTTTGGGGTGTCGGACAGCGAGTGACGACTTAGAAGAGGAGATTATTGAAAAAACCCCTGCTTCTCACTTAACCCTAGAAGTCATTCAAGCCTATTTACCCCAATTCCTAGGCAAAATTAGTCAAATCCCCCCAATGTATAGTGCAATTCAAAAAGACGGAAAGCGAATCTACGATCTAGCTCGACAAGGGAAAACAGTGGAGTTACCGTCACGAGAGGTCGAGATCGACCAGATTAAAATTTTAGATTGGCAACCGGGAGAGTTTCCAGAACTAACCCTTCACATTGCTTGTAAAAGCGGGACATATATCCGTTCCATTGCGCGAGATTTAGGAAATGCCCTCGACGTTGGCGGTACCCTTGCTGGTTTAAGACGAACCGAAAGTAGCGGCTTTACGCTTGAAAAAAGTCTTTCTCTTTCTACCTTAGAAACGCAATTACAAACAGGAACATTTACCCCCCTTTCTGCCGATGAGCCGTTACAGCATTTAGAGCCCATTGATTTATCTTCAGAACAAGCCAAACGCTGGTGCCAAGGGCAGTTCTTAGTGTTGCCAGAGGAATGTGAACAAGCAAGTTTTGTCCGCGTTTATGGCGAAAATGGAAACTTTTTAGGCATTGGGGAGAAACTCCCTCCCCAAGTTTTGAAACCCAAAACGGTTATTGCATC